GCTATCGTCTGCGGCGGCACGGGCCTGACGGCCAGCGACGTCACCATCGAGGCGGTCACCCCCATGCTGCAAAAGACGATACCTGGCTTCGGGGAATTGTTCCGCATCAAGAGCTACGAGGAGGTCGGCACGGCGAGCATGCTGAGCCGCTCCATGGCCGGGGTCATAGAGGATAAGGCCGTGTTCTGCATACCGGGCTCCCCGAACGCTGCGAAGACGGCGGTCTCGGGGTTAATAGTTCCGGAGCTGGGACACGTCATCTCGCACATCAGAAAAAAATAGCTGAAGCCGCTCTAAGCCTGATAAGCGGCTCGAAGACTTTTTCAGCCTCAAAGTGGCTCTAAGCTGATTCTAAGTTCTCTAAGACTAATTAAAAATCGTTGGTGCGGCTTGGTGTAAACCTGGTGCCGCCTGGTGATATAAAATAATATTGGTGCCGCCTGGTGTAAACCTGGT
The Methanocella sp. genome window above contains:
- a CDS encoding molybdenum cofactor biosynthesis protein B; protein product: MDRPSHEKHKEQAKGMAYKCAVITVSTSRYAKYGAAGSPEECEDESGKIIIDLLRGAGHRTAYRLLSDDRLMIERCVMEMLRDADAAIVCGGTGLTASDVTIEAVTPMLQKTIPGFGELFRIKSYEEVGTASMLSRSMAGVIEDKAVFCIPGSPNAAKTAVSGLIVPELGHVISHIRKK